In Coffea eugenioides isolate CCC68of chromosome 4, Ceug_1.0, whole genome shotgun sequence, the genomic stretch NNNNNNNNNNNNNNNNNNNNNNNNNNNNNNNNNNNNNNNNNNNNNNNNNNNNNNNNNNNNNNNNNNNNNNNNNNNNNNNNNNNNNNNNNNNNNNNNNNNNNNNNNNNNNNNNNNNNNNNNNNNNNNNNNNNNNNNNNNNNNNNNNNNNNNNNNNNNNNNNNNNNNNNNNNNNNNNNNNNNNNNNNNNNNNNNNNNNNNNNNNNNNNNNNNNNNNNNNNNNNNNNNNNNNNNNNNNNNNNNNNNNNNNNNNNNNNNNNNNNNNNNNNNNNNNNNNNNNNNNNNNNNNNNNNNNNNNNNNNNNNNNNNNNNNNNNNNNNNNNNNNNNNNNNNNNNNNNNNNNNNNNNNNNNNNNNNNNNNNNNNNNNNNNNNNNNNNNNNNNNNNNNNNNNNNNNNNNNNNNNNNNNNNNNNNNNNNNNNNNNNNNNNNNNNNNNNNNNNNNNNNNNNNNNNNNNNNNNNNNNNNNNNNNNNNNNNNNNNNNNNNNNNNNNNNNNNNNNNNNNNNNNNNNNNNNNNNNNNNNNNNNNNNNNNNNNNNNNNNNNNNNNNNNNNNNNNNNNNNNNNNNNNNNNNNNNNNNNNNNNNNNNNNNNNNNNNNNNNNNNNNNNNNNNNNNNNNNNNNNNNNNNNNNNNNNNNNNNNNNNNNNNNNNNNNNNNNNNNNNNNNNNNNNNNNNNNNNNNNNNNNNNNNNNNNNNNNNNNNNNNNNNNNNNNNNNNNNNNNNNNNNNNNNNNNNNNNNNNNNNNNNNNNNNNNNNNNNNNNNNNNNNNNNNNNNNNNNNNNNNNNNNNNNNNNNNNNNNNNNNNNNNNNNNNNNNNNNNNNNNNNNNNNNNNNNNNNNNNNNNNNNNNNNNNNNNNNNNNNNNNNNNNNNNNNNNNNNNNNNNNNNNNNNNNNNNNNNNNNNNNNNNNNNNNNNNNNNNNNNNNNNNNNNNNNNNNNNNNNNNNNNNNNNNNNNNNNNNNNNNNNNNNNNNNNNNNNNNNNNNNNNNNNNNNNNNNNNNNNNNNNNNNNNNNNNNNNNNNNNNNNNNNNNNNNNNNNNNNNNNNNNNNNNNNNNNNNNNNNNNNNNNNNNNNNNNNNNNNNNNNNNNNNNNNNNNNNNNNNNNNNNNNNNNNNNNNNNNNNNNNNNNNNNNNNNNNNNNNNNNNNNNNNNNNNNNNNNNNNNNNNNNNNNNNNNNNNNNNNNNNNNNNNNNNNNNNNNNNNNNNNNNNNNNNNNNNNNNNNNNNNNNNNNNNNNNNNNNNNNNNNNNNNNNNNNNNNNNNNNNNNNNNNNNNNNNNNNNNNNNNNNNNNNNNNNNNNNNNNNNNNNNNNNNNNNNNNNNNNNNNNNNNNNNNNNNNNNNNNNNNNNNNNNNNNNNNNNNNNNNNNNNNNNNNNNNNNNNNNNNNNNNNNNNNNNNNNNNNNNNNNNNNNNNNNNNNNNNNNNNNNNNNNNNNNNNNNNNNNNNNNNNNNNNNNNNNNNNNNNNNNNNNNNNNNNNNNNNNNNNNNNNNNNNNNNNNNNNNNNNNNNNNNNNNNNNNNNNNNNNNNNNNNNNNNNNNNNNNNNNNNNNNNNNNNNNNNNNNNNNNNNNNNNNNNNNNNNNNNNNNNNNNNNNNNNNNNNNNNNNNNNNNNNNNNNNNNNNNNNNNNNNNNNNNNNNNNNNNNNNNNNNNNNNNNNNNNNNNNNNNNNNNNNNNNNNNNNNNNNNNNNNNNNNNNNNNNNNNNNNNNNNNNNNNNNNNNNNNNNNNNNNNNNNNNNNNNNNNNNNNNNNNNNNNNNNNNNNNNNNNNNNNNNNNNNNNNNNNNNNNNNNNNNNNNNNNNNNNNNNNNNNNNNNNNNNNNNNNNNNNNNNNNNNNNNNNNNNNNNNNNNNNNNNNNNNNNNNNNNNNNNNNNNNNNNNNNNNNNNNNNNNNNNNNNNNNNNNNNNNNNNNNNNNNNNNNNNNNNNNNNNNNNNNNNNNNNNNNNNNNNNNNNNNNNNNNNNNNNNNNNNNNNNNNNNNNNNNNNNNNNNNNNNNNNNNNNNNNNNNNNNNNNNNNNNNNNNNNNNNNNNNNNNNNNNNNNNNNNNNNNNNNNNNNNNNNNNNNNNNNNNNNNNNNNNNNNNNNNNNNNNNNNNNNNNNNNNNNNNNNNNNNNNNNNNNNNNNNNNNNNNNNNNNNNNNNNNNNNNNNNNNNNNNNNNNNNNNNNNNNNNNNNNNNNNNNNNNNNNNNNNNNNNNNNNNNNNNNNNNNNNNNNNNNNNNNNNNNNNNNNNNNNNNNNNNNNNNNNNNNNNNNNNNNNNNNNNNNNNNNNNNNNNNNNNNNNNNNNNNNNNNNNNNNNNNNNNNNNNNNNNNNNNNNNNNNNNNNNNNNNNNNNNNNNNNNNNNNNNNNNNNNNNNNNNNNNNNNNNNNNNNNNNNNNNNNNNNNNNNNNNNNNNNNNNNNNNNNNNNNNNNNNNNNNNNNNNNNNNNNNNNNNNNNNNNNNNNNNNNNNNNNNNNNNNNNNNNNNNNNNNNNNNNNNNNNNNNNNNNNNNNNNNNNNNNNNNNNNNNNNNNNNNNNNNNNNNNNNNNNNNNNNNNNNNNNNNNNNNNNNNNNNNNNNNNNNNNNNNNNNNNNNNNNNNNNNNNNNNNNNNNNNNNNNNNNNNNNNNNNNNNNNNNNNNNNNNNNNNNNNNNNNNNNNNNNNNNNNNNNNNNNNNNNNNNNNNNNNNNNNNNNNNNNNNNNNNNNNNNNNNNNNNNNNNNNNNNNNNNNNNNNNNNNNNNNNNNNNNNNNNNNNNNNNNNNNNNNNNNNNNNNNNNNNNNNNNNNNNNNNNNNNNNNNNNNNNNNNNNNNNNNNNNNNNNNNNNNNNNNNNNNNNNNNNNNNNNNNNNNNNNNNNNNNNNNNNNNNNNNNNNNNNNNNNNNNNNNNNNNNNNNNNNNNNNNNNNNNNNNNNNNNNNNNNNNNNNNNNNNNNNNNNNNNNNNNNNNNNNNNNNNNNNNNNNNNNNNNNNNNNNNNNNNNNNNNNNNNNNNNNNNNNNNNNNNNNNNNNNNNNNNNNNNNNNNNNNNNNNNNNNNNNNNNNNNNNNNNNNNNNNNNNNNNNNNNNNNNNNNNNNNNNNNNNNNNNNNNNNNNNNNNNNNNNNNNNNNNNNNNNNNNNNNNNNNNNNNNNNNNNNNNNNNNNNNNNNNNNNNNNNNNNNNNNNNNNNNNNNNNNNNNNNNNNNNNNNNNNNNNNNNNNNNNNNNNNNNNNNNNNNNNNNNNNNNNNNNNNNNNNNNNNNNNNNNNNNNNNNNNNNNNNNNNNNNNNNNNNNNNNNNNNNNNNNNNNNNNNNNNNNNNNNNNNNNNNNNNNNNNNNNNNNNNNNNNNNNNNNNNNNNNNNNNNNNNNNNNNNNNNNNNNNNNNNNNNNNNNNNNNNNNNNNNNNNNNNNNNNNNNNNNNNNNNNNNNNNNNNNNNNNNNNNNNNNNNNNNNNNNNNNNNNNNNNNNNNNNNNNNNNNNNNNNNNNNNNNNNNNNNNNNNNNNNNNNNNNNNNNNNNNNNNNNNNNNNNNNNNNNNNNNNNNNNNNNNNNNNNNNNNNNNNNNNNNNNNNNNNNNNNNNNNNNNNNNNNNNNNNNNNNNNNNNNNNNNNNNNNNNNNNNNNNNNNNNNNNNNNNNNNNNNNNNNNNNNNNNNNNNNNNNNNNNNNNNNNNNNNNNNNNNNNNNNNNNNNNNNNNNNNNNNNNNNNNNNNNNNNNNNNNNNNNNNNNNNNNNNNNNNNNNNNNNNNNNNNNNNNNNNNNNNNNNNNNNNNNNNNNNNNNNNNNNNNNNNNNNNNNNNNNNNNNNNNNNNNNNNNNNNNNNNNNNNNNNNNNNNNNNNNNNNNNNNNNNNNNNNNNNNNNNNNNNNNNNNNNNNNNNNNNNNNNNNNNNNNNNNNNNNNNNNNNNNNNNNNNNNNNNNNNNNNNNNNNNNNNNNNNNNNNNNNNNNNNNNNNNNNNNNNNNNNNNNNNNNNNNNNNNNNNNNNNNNNNNNNNNNNNNNNNNNNNNNNNNNNNNNNNNNNNNNNNNNNNNNNNNNNNNNNNNNNNNNNNNNNNNNNNNNNNNNNNNNNNNNNNNNNNNNNNNNNNNNNNNNNNNNNNNNNNNNNNNNNNNNNNNNNNNNNNNNNNNNNNNNNNNNNNNNNNNNNNNNNNNNNNNNNNNNNNNNNNNNNNNNNNNNNNNNNNNNNNNNNNNNNNNNNNNNNNNNNNNNNNNNNNNNNNNNNNNNNNNNNNNNNNNNNNNNNNNNNNNNNNNNNNNNNNNNNNNNNNNNNNNNNNNNNNNNNNNNNNNNNNNNNNNNNNNNNNNNNNNNNNNNNNNNNNNNNNNNNNNNNNNNNNNNNNNNNNNNNNNNNNNNNNNNNNNNNNNNNNNNNNNNNNNNNNNNNNNNNNNNNNNNNNNNNNNNNNNNNNNNNNNNNNNNNNNNNNNNNNNNNNNNNNNNNNNNNNNNNNNNNNNNNNNNNNNNNNNNNNNNNNNNNNNNNNNNNNNNNNNNNNNNNNNNNNNNNNNNNNNNNNNNNNNNNNNNNNNNNNNNNNNNNNNNNNNNNNNNNNNNNNNNNNNNNNNNNNNNNNNNNNNNNNNNNNNNNNNNNNNNNNNNNNNNNNNNNNNNNNNNNNNNNNNNNNNNNNNNNNNNNNNNNNNNNNNNNNNNNNNNNNNNNNNNNNNNNNNNNNNNNNNNNNNNNNNNNNNNNNNNNNNNNNNNNNNNNNNNNNNNNNNNNNNNNNNNNNNNNNNNNNNNNNNNNNNNNNNNNNNNNNNNNNNNNNNNNNNNNNNNNNNNNNNNNNNNNNNNNNNNNNNNNNNNNNNNNNNNNNNNNNNNNNNNNNNNNNNNNNNNNNNNNNNNNNNNNNNNNNNNNNNNNNNNNNNNNNNNNNNNNNNNNNNNNNNNNNNNNNNNNNNNNNNNNNNNNNNNNNNNNNNNNNNNNNNNNNNNNNNNNNNNNNNNNNNNNNNNNNNNNNNNNNNNNNNNNNNNNNNNNNNNNNNNNNNNNNNNNNNNNNNNNNNNNNNNNNNNNNNNNNNNNNNNNNNNNNNNNNNNNNNNNNNNNNNNNNNNNNNNNNNNNNNNNNNNNNNNNNNNNNNNNNNNNNNNNNNNNNNNNNNNNNNNNNNNNNNNNNNNNNNNNNNNNNNNNNNNNNNNNNNNNNNNNNNNNNNNNNNNNNNNNNNNNNNNNNNNNNNNNNNNNNNNNNNNNNNNNNNNNNNNNNNNNNNNNNNNNNNNNNNNNNNNNNNNNNNNNNNNNNNNNNNNNNNNNNNNNNNNNNNNNNNNNNNNNNNNNNNNNNNNNNNNNNNNNNNNNNNNNNNNNNNNNNNNNNNNNNNNNNNNNNNNNNNNNNNNNNNNNNNNNNNNNNNNNNNNNNNNNNNNNNNNNNNNNTTCGAGTTCAGAGTCTCAAAACTTGCCATTTATCTTGAAtccaaccattttttttttcaatagaaGAAAGAAATGTTACCTGATTAACTGCTGGGGGGATGGTAGCAATTTCTAGAAGTTTACAGATTTTCTCGCAAGTGAAGTTGCTCAGACCGATGGACTTTGTCAAACCTAATTTGGTGCATTCTTCCATGGCCTGCCACGTTCCATGGATATCAAAAGGGAGAATTTCATCTTTGGCGAAATTGAACTTCTCAGCACCGTGGTttaccctcactggccagtgaACCAAATAAAGATCCAAATGCTCTAGCCCCAACTTCCTACCGAAGTAGAGTTATTCCAAACTAGAGTGAATCAATAATGTATTAGAAAAACAAATTCTCAGTGAACAAATTGAAGAAACAATAAtgatatcaagaaaaaaaattgaagaacaagcTTATTACCTGCAGCTGAGAGAGACCGAGATAATGAGGCAAAAACTACAACAGTGAAATGAGGAGTTGTATCCAAGAACCACCGTCATGTAGGTTATAAATTGCAATAAGGCGGAATGGCACGGGAGAGAAGTAGGAACGAAAGGGAAAAATACTGACAAGCTGGTGCTTCTTACCTATATCGAATGTCCATTGGCGAGTCAGGAGTTTGGTTTCGGGTCAATATTTTTAGTTTCAAGCTCCAACCAATTCATGGTTTGTGAATTTTTGTTGGGGACACTAGTCTTTTGTCCCACTTTAAATAGGATCATGCACCGACAGTTTCTTGAATATTGAAAaacattataaaaaaaaaaaaataactaaattgGATACAGCTTGTGATTTATGATGGTGCGAAGCAAGTTATCGATCAGTCATGTCCTCAAAAGTATGTATAAAGCGATCAGGTTACACTAGACCCATTCATCACGCACACAGACCACCACAAGGAGGAGGGTAAAATTTAATGGTAGAGGGATATTTTAGTGGGAAAATAGTAggtttaatatttattttctaataaagttaaatttaatcttttctttttaaattatgtaaaataataaaaataagatcATCAAAGTGGAAGCGGATGGAGTACCGTTACATTATAAACTGCAGCTCCGAGTATTACACTAATTGTCCTTAAAAAATTACTCAAATTAGACGGAACATCTTCATGGCTGGAGAGACGGCCATTGACGCGGATAGGTGCCATCTACCTGTTTGAGAGATTTTCATTCAATGCCGAGTTATAGTACAATTATAATAGTGGGCGCAATTGTGGCATCCTCGTTTGCAGTCAAAGTAATACTAATATATGGTTGAGACTGATACTAATCCTATTTCACTTCATCCACAAGATTTCGCATAAAATTAATTTAGTTATGATTCTTGACTTGGGAATAAATTAACTATTTGGACTTTAATAAATCCTAAACCTACTACACTAACGTATTATTTCTGTAGAGGTGAGAACATCTATATCAAGACGGGTTGCTGTAGTAAGTCGTTTGAGACGGGGATTAATAGTATATCCCAATTTTGGGGAGAACAGAAGGGGGAAAATGACGGGACAGACACGCAAGAATATTAGATATTACATAAGGAAAATTGGGACTGATACAAAGGAATTAATCAGTACAGGACAAGCCATAGGGTCCATGgcaaaatatataataaagaATCCATGGTAAATATTTATTAGTGCACGCACGACATCCTAAGCGCATCAGGTAGTATAATGAAACGCGCTCTATTGTAAGAAAGTTATCAAAATTTAACCCAGAtaaaattgaagaagatttgTTGATCGTCTCGGTTCCTTGAGGAATGAGGAGCGACGAGCGGGGGGTTAGGAGATTAGAAGATGGTGTGGTTTTGGGGTAGAGGAGGTTGGGTCGGGGTGAAGCGAGGAGGAGTATGGGGGGGGGGGGCTGGGCGGGGGTGGGGAGATTTTGTGGAGACAACTAAGTATTTTGGTCACACTGTTTGTTGAAATAGGGAGCCATGGCCACCAGGGTTTCTTCAATATTGCAaaacttataaaaaaaaaatactaaattgaTACAGCTTGTGATTTATGATGTGCAACAGTTATCATATCATGTCCTCAAAAGTATGTATAAGGTTACAAGACATAcattcacacacacacagagaggAAAATTTAATGTAAggatattttaggaaaatagtaggttagatttatttttctaataaagttaattaatttttcttaaattatgtaaaaataaaaataagatcaTCAAAGTGGAACGGATGGAGTACCGTTACATTAAAACTGCACGAGTTTACACTAATTGTCTTAAAAATTACATCAATTAGACGGAACATTGCTGGAGAGACCCCATTACGGATAGTGCCATCTACCTGTTGAGAGATTTCATTAATGCCGAGTAGCAAATAATAGTGGGGCAATGTGCATCCTCGTTTGCAGTCAAGTAACAAATATGGTTGAGACTGATCTATCCTATTCACTTCACCACAAAATTCCATAATTAATTAGTATGTTTGACTTGATAAATTACTTGGCTTTATATCCTAACCTACTACACAACGTATTATTTGTAGAGGTGATGACATCTATATCAAAGACGGGTTGCTGTAGTAGTTGTTGACCGATAATAGTATCCCAATTTGGGGAGAAACAGAAGGGGGGAAAATGACGGGACAGCAAGATATATAGATATACATAGGAAAATCTGGACTGATACAAGGAATTAATCAGACAGGACAAGCCAAGGGTCATGGCCAATATATAATAAAGAACATGTAAAATATTTATATGCACGCACACATCTATGCATGAGTATACCTATTTAAGAAGTAtcaaatttaaccaaaaaatgaagaaagatgAACGTTCAAATTGTAATAAATGTGGAAAGTACCCAAGAGTTTGTTTGAGGGCAGGCAGAACAAGGTCATGATCAGCATCAGTACACCAAAGTTTAGAAGTGATGAACAATTCATCCCTGCTCTTAATTAATCCAATCTCTAGTGCTTTAGCCACAGCTCTACCAAGGGCCTCCTCTGTGCCATAGCATGCTGCTGTATCGAAATGCCTGTATCCAATCTCCATTGCATCAATAAAAGTTGATACTAATTGCTCTAATGGTGGCAAAGGATGTGCGGCACATCCTAAGCCCACCACTGGCATTTTGTGGCCTGAATTTAACACTACTATTTCAGGGATTTTTTGTTCAACTTTTTCCATTGTCTCTGGCATGATTTTACCAATGGAAATCAATGGAGAAAGATGCAAGAACTTTATGCAAGAAGTTTCTATCTAGTCAATTATCTTATCTCATCTCCACTTGATGAAAAAGGAGTGTTCGAAAGTGGGGTTGCTGCGGACTAGTGATTGGTGTTGATAAAAGGTCTCTCGTACATCATCGATAGCATACATGTCATGAATTGTTGATTCATACTTATCTTGATAAATTGTGATTGGCACGCATTgggcaaagaaagaaagaaagaaagaaatccaACCACCACGAAATTGGCAAATGATACTTTTGACATTTTGGAAAAGTCCAAGAACGAGGGGGCATTAATGAAGGACCACTAGCAAACGTATACTACTAGTCTCCTACTTCCATTTGTTTTGCTTCGAGCCTGGAAATCAATTGCGAATCAATTACTACCATGTTT encodes the following:
- the LOC113768967 gene encoding methylecgonone reductase-like, producing MPETMEKVEQKIPEIVVLNSGHKMPVVGLGCAAHPLPPLEQLVSTFIDAMEIGYRHFDTAACYGTEEALGRAVAKALEIGLIKSRDELFITSKLWCTDADHDLVLPALKQTLGKLGLEHLDLYLVHWPVRVNHGAEKFNFAKDEILPFDIHGTWQAMEECTKLGLTKSIGLSNFTCEKICKLLEIATIPPAVNQVTFLSSIEKKNGWIQDKWQVLRL